A stretch of Bradyrhizobium sp. CCBAU 53338 DNA encodes these proteins:
- a CDS encoding L,D-transpeptidase, with protein MSSLKVMLGVLAAGFMLSGCMQATHYEATNTQNFKPKDKELLAKIRYENTPVAEPFRRAIVDYHRKESPGTIVVDSDNHYLYYVMDGGKAIRYGITVGEEAMAWSGIAKVGSMTEWPAWHPTPGEISRLGVPTYVAPGPDNPMGSRAMYLYSGGKDTLFRIHGTNQPEYIGASISSGCIRLTNEDAIDLYSRVKVGTIVVVLEPKHGDSPYNSRLALQGGGSQTSSY; from the coding sequence ATGTCGTCGCTGAAAGTTATGTTGGGAGTTTTGGCTGCCGGCTTCATGCTGTCGGGCTGCATGCAGGCCACGCATTACGAAGCCACCAACACCCAGAATTTCAAGCCGAAGGACAAGGAGCTCCTTGCCAAGATCCGGTACGAGAATACGCCGGTGGCAGAGCCGTTCCGTCGCGCCATCGTCGACTACCACCGCAAGGAGTCGCCGGGCACCATCGTGGTCGATTCCGACAACCACTACCTCTACTATGTGATGGATGGCGGCAAGGCGATCCGCTACGGCATCACCGTCGGCGAAGAGGCCATGGCCTGGTCCGGCATTGCCAAGGTCGGCAGCATGACCGAATGGCCCGCCTGGCACCCGACCCCCGGCGAGATCTCGCGTCTGGGCGTGCCGACCTACGTCGCCCCCGGCCCGGACAATCCGATGGGCTCGCGCGCGATGTACCTTTATTCGGGCGGCAAGGACACGTTGTTCCGCATCCACGGCACGAACCAGCCGGAATATATCGGCGCCTCGATCTCCTCAGGCTGCATCCGCCTGACCAACGAGGACGCGATCGACCTCTACAGCCGGGTCAAGGTCGGCACCATCGTGGTGGTGCTTGAGCCGAAGCACGGCGACTCGCCCTACAATTCGCGCCTCGCGCTTCAGGGCGGCGGTTCTCAGACCAGCAGCTACTAA
- a CDS encoding extensin family protein — MSFSLPDFRRKWSCRGNMSAGAAMVTAAVGLALLLADRAEARNYAAPLDLFGLGAPRPHKSARSTKIPLPKPRPEEAPKATDVVAPEAQGKSSPDKPSPDEPGGNKPAEAAPPSEKQLSACRLALTEEVAIAPSIPDIRGPGACGGGDLVRLEAIVLPDKRKVTVKPAAILRCTMASAIADWVRTDMEPLAASLGSTITDLDNFDSFECRGRNRVVGAMLSEHGKANALDVRSLKLANGQAIGLTDRTISRDVRERVLHSVCSRFSTVLGPGSDWYHEDHIHLDLAQRRNDYRICQWNVWDPLPKVAPLLPAERPEEAPPREVAAKSEGSKDGAADDQKTVPPTAPAGKPAADPGKSRPATKKRR, encoded by the coding sequence ATGAGTTTTAGCCTGCCGGACTTTCGCCGCAAATGGTCTTGTCGCGGCAATATGTCCGCTGGCGCGGCAATGGTTACCGCCGCTGTGGGGCTGGCGCTTCTGCTCGCGGATCGGGCGGAGGCGAGAAACTATGCTGCGCCGCTCGATTTGTTTGGTCTTGGTGCACCACGGCCGCACAAGAGCGCTCGTTCAACCAAGATACCGCTACCAAAGCCTCGCCCGGAGGAGGCCCCGAAGGCAACGGACGTGGTCGCGCCGGAAGCCCAGGGCAAGTCTTCCCCGGACAAGCCTTCTCCGGACGAGCCCGGCGGCAACAAGCCGGCTGAGGCTGCGCCCCCTTCCGAGAAGCAGCTCTCGGCGTGCCGCCTCGCCCTGACCGAGGAGGTCGCCATCGCGCCGTCCATTCCCGATATCCGCGGCCCCGGCGCCTGCGGTGGTGGGGACCTGGTGCGGCTCGAGGCGATCGTGCTGCCGGACAAGCGCAAGGTCACGGTCAAGCCGGCGGCGATCCTTCGTTGCACCATGGCGTCGGCGATTGCGGATTGGGTGCGCACCGACATGGAGCCGCTGGCTGCGAGCCTCGGCTCGACCATCACCGACCTCGACAATTTTGACAGTTTCGAGTGCCGCGGCCGCAACCGTGTCGTCGGCGCAATGCTGTCCGAGCACGGCAAGGCCAATGCGCTCGACGTCCGTTCGCTCAAGCTCGCCAATGGGCAGGCAATTGGCCTGACCGACCGCACCATCTCTCGCGACGTGCGCGAGCGCGTGCTGCATTCGGTGTGCTCGCGCTTCTCCACGGTGCTCGGTCCGGGCTCGGACTGGTACCATGAGGACCACATCCACCTCGACCTCGCGCAGCGCCGCAACGACTACCGGATCTGCCAATGGAACGTCTGGGACCCCTTGCCCAAGGTCGCCCCTCTGTTGCCGGCGGAACGCCCCGAGGAGGCGCCGCCACGCGAGGTCGCGGCCAAATCAGAGGGCAGCAAGGATGGGGCCGCTGACGACCAGAAGACCGTGCCCCCCACCGCGCCGGCGGGCAAACCGGCAGCCGACCCCGGCAAGAGCAGGCCCGCAACAAAAAAGCGCCGGTAA
- a CDS encoding fatty-acid--CoA ligase — protein sequence MLGLMQDWPLLCHRIIEHAAKIHGKQEVVTRSVEGPIHRTTYAEIHKRALKVSQMLERDGIKLGDRVATIAWNTWRHLEVWYGIMGIGAICHTVNPRLFPEQIAWIINHAQDRIVMVDLTFVPVLEKLADKLPSVERYVILTDKAHMPETTLKNVVAYEDWIAEADGKFKWKDFDENTAAAMCYTSGTTGDPKGVLYSHRSNVLHALMANNVDALGTSASETMLPVVPLFHANSWGIAFSAPSQGTKLVMPGPKLDGASVYELLSTEKVTHTAGVPTVWLMLLQHMTANNLKLPDLKMVICGGSAMPRSMIKAFLDMGSNVRHAWGMTEMSPIGSVAALKPPFQNATGDERLDVLQMQGYAPFAVEMKITDDAGKELPWDGKTFGRLKVSGPAVAKAYFRLDNSILDEEGFFDTGDVATIDEGGYMRITDRSKDVIKSGGEWISSIDLENLAVGHPAVAEAAVIGVFHPKWDERPLLIVQLKQGQQATREDILKYMDGKIAKWWMPDDVAFVDGIPHTATGKILKTALRDQFKEYRFPNAAA from the coding sequence ATGCTCGGTTTGATGCAAGATTGGCCCCTGCTCTGCCACCGGATCATCGAACACGCCGCCAAGATTCACGGCAAGCAGGAGGTTGTCACGCGATCGGTCGAGGGACCGATCCATCGCACCACCTATGCCGAAATCCACAAGCGCGCGCTCAAGGTCTCGCAGATGCTGGAGCGCGATGGCATCAAGCTCGGCGACCGCGTCGCCACGATCGCCTGGAACACGTGGCGACATCTCGAAGTCTGGTACGGCATCATGGGCATCGGCGCCATCTGCCATACCGTCAATCCCCGGCTTTTCCCCGAGCAGATCGCCTGGATCATCAACCATGCGCAGGACCGCATCGTGATGGTCGACCTCACCTTCGTGCCCGTGCTGGAGAAGCTCGCCGACAAGCTGCCGAGCGTCGAACGGTACGTCATCCTCACCGACAAGGCACATATGCCCGAGACCACGTTGAAGAACGTCGTGGCCTACGAGGACTGGATCGCCGAGGCCGACGGCAAATTCAAATGGAAGGACTTTGACGAGAACACGGCGGCGGCGATGTGCTACACCTCTGGCACGACGGGCGACCCGAAGGGTGTGCTGTATTCGCATCGCTCCAACGTGCTGCACGCGCTGATGGCCAACAATGTCGATGCGCTCGGCACCAGCGCATCCGAGACGATGCTGCCAGTGGTTCCGCTGTTCCATGCCAACAGCTGGGGCATCGCCTTCTCCGCACCCTCGCAGGGCACCAAGCTGGTGATGCCCGGCCCCAAGCTCGACGGCGCCTCGGTCTATGAGCTGCTCTCCACCGAGAAGGTGACGCACACCGCCGGCGTGCCGACGGTGTGGCTGATGCTGCTTCAGCACATGACCGCCAACAATCTGAAGCTGCCGGACCTGAAGATGGTGATCTGCGGCGGATCGGCGATGCCGCGCTCCATGATCAAGGCCTTCCTCGACATGGGCTCGAACGTCCGTCACGCCTGGGGCATGACCGAGATGAGCCCGATCGGCAGCGTCGCGGCGCTCAAGCCGCCGTTCCAGAACGCAACCGGCGATGAGCGGCTCGACGTGCTCCAGATGCAGGGGTATGCCCCCTTCGCGGTCGAGATGAAGATCACCGACGATGCCGGCAAGGAGCTGCCCTGGGACGGCAAGACCTTTGGCCGCCTCAAGGTCTCCGGTCCTGCGGTCGCCAAGGCCTATTTCCGCCTCGACAACAGCATCCTCGATGAGGAGGGCTTCTTCGACACCGGCGACGTCGCGACCATCGACGAGGGTGGGTATATGCGGATCACCGACCGCTCCAAGGACGTGATCAAGTCCGGCGGCGAGTGGATCTCCTCGATCGACCTCGAAAACCTCGCGGTTGGCCACCCGGCCGTGGCCGAGGCCGCCGTGATCGGCGTCTTCCATCCCAAATGGGACGAGCGGCCGCTGCTGATCGTGCAGCTCAAGCAGGGCCAGCAGGCCACGCGCGAAGACATCCTCAAATACATGGACGGCAAGATCGCCAAATGGTGGATGCCCGACGACGTCGCCTTCGTCGACGGCATCCCACACACCGCGACCGGCAAGATCCTGAAGACGGCGCTCCGCGACCAGTTCAAGGAGTACCGTTTCCCGAACGCGGCAGCCTAA